A region from the Sphingomonas flavescens genome encodes:
- a CDS encoding helix-turn-helix transcriptional regulator: MQHELSNKNSESVATIVREELARRRLSRQWLADEAKVSLSTLEKALAGRRPFTLATVIRLEDALGTKLRAPVTMPQDMRLFAPDTMGAYARPAVQWLEGRYLTLRPSFSEAGAIFAYLTSISWNDAEGHLVFSEASRTDREFEQKGFVSFPNISGAIYLVTIWQGQYRIALLNRPSGRWLSGILLTLASGEGAQLTPASLPIVLLPHDDDEEKAVGVVRPGDKDYDDYRTCVDRVTQRGYARFPV, translated from the coding sequence ATGCAGCACGAGCTGAGCAATAAGAATAGCGAGTCAGTCGCGACGATCGTGCGCGAGGAGCTCGCGCGCCGGCGATTGTCACGGCAGTGGCTGGCGGACGAAGCCAAGGTGAGCCTGTCGACGCTGGAGAAAGCGCTTGCCGGCCGGCGCCCCTTCACGCTGGCAACGGTGATTCGACTGGAGGATGCGCTCGGCACGAAGCTCCGCGCCCCGGTCACCATGCCCCAGGACATGCGCCTGTTCGCACCGGACACCATGGGGGCTTATGCTCGGCCGGCGGTGCAATGGCTGGAAGGCAGGTATCTGACGCTGCGGCCCTCCTTCAGCGAAGCCGGTGCGATTTTCGCCTATCTGACCTCGATCAGCTGGAATGACGCGGAAGGTCATCTCGTCTTCAGCGAAGCTTCCCGGACCGACCGCGAGTTCGAGCAGAAGGGCTTCGTTTCCTTTCCCAACATATCGGGCGCCATTTACTTGGTGACGATCTGGCAGGGGCAGTACCGGATCGCCTTGCTCAACCGCCCCTCGGGACGGTGGCTAAGTGGCATTCTGCTGACCCTGGCGTCGGGCGAGGGCGCGCAACTTACGCCGGCATCGCTGCCGATCGTGCTGCTTCCGCATGATGATGACGAGGAGAAGGCTGTCGGCGTCGTGCGCCCGGGCGACAAGGACTACGACGATTACCGGACCTGCGTCGATCGCGTGACGCAGCGCGGATACGCGCGCTTCCCCGTCTAG
- a CDS encoding iron-sulfur cluster assembly accessory protein, translating to MTEPQIILTPSAARRVAWIAERQAKPAILRLAVDGGGCAGFTYKFELASAPEADDQVAETDGVRLVVDPMSLELVRGSAVDFVEDLGGAAFKVTNPNAQSGCGCGSSFSV from the coding sequence GTGACCGAACCTCAGATTATCCTGACGCCTAGCGCTGCACGCCGCGTGGCCTGGATCGCCGAGCGGCAGGCCAAGCCGGCCATCCTGCGACTTGCGGTCGATGGCGGCGGCTGTGCGGGCTTCACCTACAAATTCGAACTCGCGTCCGCGCCGGAAGCCGACGACCAGGTTGCCGAGACCGACGGTGTTCGCCTCGTCGTCGACCCGATGAGCCTCGAGCTGGTCCGCGGTTCGGCGGTCGATTTCGTCGAGGATCTCGGCGGCGCTGCCTTCAAAGTCACCAACCCGAATGCCCAGTCGGGCTGCGGCTGCGGATCCAGCTTCTCCGTCTAG